The Triticum dicoccoides isolate Atlit2015 ecotype Zavitan chromosome 6A, WEW_v2.0, whole genome shotgun sequence genome has a window encoding:
- the LOC119315838 gene encoding F-box/LRR-repeat protein At2g43260-like — protein sequence MPQKVRVAASSNGVLPEDMLRHILVRLPAKTLCLFRAVSRSWRSLLSDPLFVAAHKSRHPGPLVVTCTSELCQRGGTIEIMDLSGHVVKRIATSMENARLECTRHLDLICVARNEHRSTRHVINPTTGDTFALPSRCAKEHAHVKHFFPQSFDFGQVGSTGEYKAIRCVSIDDSESESSPMLCEVITLDDGRHARWRGKQGPPAPVASNRNKSVVVNGVVYFLLEFRRPTFSGDHVEHGSMALFNLETEEWMGIVQGPMPVRNGGYFSLFMELSLVCLDGFLVMAHNPEYSSLDLWFLMDAEESLWNKRYSIDGQHEILFAQPLEILSDGRIVLSAPGRLRLYNPITKTFTDFEMRNSTFVGTYTGSLLSSESTFTSEAERCTVCGCYGTLETIEPYALCEDCMLHQALLLLQRLEGCAQLDTLSGITN from the exons ATGCCGCAGAAGGTGCGCGTCGCCGCATCCAGCAATGGCGTGCTGCCTGAAGACATGCTGCGTCACATCCTCGTGCGCCTCCCGGCAAAGACGCTATGCCTCTTCCGAGCAGTCAGCCGATCCTGGAGGTCCCTCCTCTCAGATCCGCTCTTCGTTGCAGCGCACAAGTCCCGCCACCCTGGGCCACTAGTTGTCACATGTACCAGTGAATTGTGTCAAAGAGGAGGCACCATTGAGATTATGGACTTGTCTGGCCATGTCGTTAAGCGGATAGCCACCAGCATGGAGAATGCCCGGTTGGAATGCACACGCCACCTGGACCTTATTTGTGTCGCCAGAAATGAGCATCGTTCGACCCGCCATGTGATCAACCCTACCACGGGGGATACTTTTGCATTGCCCAGTCGCTGTGCAAAGGAGCATGCACATGTGAAACATTTCTTCCCACAATCATTTGACTTTGGACAGGTTGGCTCCACGGGAGAGTACAAGGCTATACGCTGTGTCAGCATTGATGATTCCGAGAGTGAGTCCAGCCCGATGCTCTGTGAGGTCATCACCCTTGATGATGGTCGCCATGCAAGATGGAGGGGCAAACAGGGCCCTCCGGCCCCTGTCGCAAGTAACCGTAACAAAAGTGTCGTTGTCAACGGAGTCGTCTATTTCTTGTTGGAATTTCGACGTCCCACATTTTCTGGGGACCATGTCGAACATGGTAGCATGGCTTTGTTCAATCTTGAGACAGAGGAGTGGATGGGGATTGTTCAAGGTCCAATGCCAGTGCGCAATGGCGGTTACTTTAGTCTATTCATGGAGCTATCGCTGGTATGCTTGGATGGGTTCTTAGTTATGGCACACAATCCTGAATATAGCTCTTTGGACTTGTGGTTTTTGATGGATGCTGAGGAATCTCTCTGGAATAAAAGGTACAGCATAGATGGCCAGCATGAAATTCTCTTTGCTCAACCCTTAGAAATTCTAAGTGATGGGCGGATAGTCCTCTCTGCACCAGGACGGCTAAGGCTCTACAATCCAATTACCAAGACTTTCACTGATTTTGAGATGAGAAATTCCACATTTGTTGGTACTTACACTGGAAGTCTATTGTCTTCAGAGAGCACTTTCACTTCTGAG GCTGAACGTTGCACTGTCTGTGGCTGCTATGGCACCCTTGAAACCATCGAACCTTATGCACTCTGCGAAGACTGTATGTTGCATCAAGCCTTGCTTTTATTGCAGCGTCTGGAAGGCTGCGCTCAACTGGACACACTTTCAGGAATTACCAACTGA